One stretch of Chitinophaga pendula DNA includes these proteins:
- a CDS encoding sugar kinase codes for MQPVKVITFGEILLRLSPSWNEHNAALYVGGAEANVAAALGHWGVPVAYISKVPDNGLSRQVLDQLQQLGVSTDRMLWGGDRIGAYYLAQGADLKHAEVVYDRKYSSFSTITPGSVDWDAWLGDAGWFHWSAISPALNADAAIVCKEILEAASRKGLIISTDLNYRSKLWQYGKQPGDIMPELATYCDVIMGNIWAAHQMLGTPLDTEALAADNKQVYLDNAEKVARTIINRYPRCKQVAFTFRFSAAPAHNRYYASYFDGTAQTVSREYETNEVVDRVGSGDSFMAGLIYAQLNKMDAQQTINYAAAAAYAKLFYKGDFNLTGKDNILKLI; via the coding sequence ATGCAGCCAGTAAAAGTCATCACATTCGGAGAAATATTATTACGCTTATCGCCTTCCTGGAATGAGCACAATGCTGCACTATACGTAGGTGGGGCAGAGGCAAACGTAGCCGCAGCCCTCGGGCACTGGGGCGTCCCCGTCGCCTATATCAGCAAAGTCCCCGACAACGGCTTGTCCAGACAAGTGCTCGATCAACTGCAGCAACTGGGCGTATCCACCGATCGCATGCTCTGGGGCGGCGACCGCATAGGTGCCTACTACCTGGCACAAGGCGCCGATCTGAAACATGCAGAAGTAGTATACGATCGCAAATACTCCTCCTTCAGCACCATCACCCCCGGATCCGTCGATTGGGACGCCTGGCTCGGCGATGCCGGATGGTTCCACTGGAGCGCCATCTCACCAGCACTCAACGCCGATGCCGCAATAGTCTGCAAAGAAATATTGGAAGCCGCTTCCCGCAAAGGACTGATCATCTCAACAGATCTCAACTACCGCAGCAAACTGTGGCAATATGGTAAACAACCAGGAGACATCATGCCCGAACTGGCCACATACTGCGATGTGATAATGGGAAATATCTGGGCTGCACACCAAATGCTCGGTACACCACTCGATACCGAAGCACTGGCCGCCGATAATAAACAGGTATACCTCGACAACGCAGAAAAAGTAGCCCGCACCATCATCAACCGCTACCCGCGCTGCAAACAGGTCGCCTTCACCTTCCGATTCTCCGCCGCACCCGCCCACAACCGCTACTATGCCTCCTATTTCGATGGTACAGCACAGACCGTATCCCGGGAATATGAAACCAACGAAGTAGTAGATAGAGTAGGGAGCGGAGACAGCTTTATGGCTGGCCTAATATATGCACAACTCAATAAGATGGATGCACAACAAACCATCAACTACGCTGCTGCTGCAGCATACGCGAAACTATTCTATAAAGGTGACTTTAACCTCACCGGCAAAGACAACATCCTAAAACTGATCTGA
- a CDS encoding bifunctional 4-hydroxy-2-oxoglutarate aldolase/2-dehydro-3-deoxy-phosphogluconate aldolase, producing the protein MAPATGTIINAFSQSGIIPVFYHDDETVCCEVLQACYEAGIRVFEFTNRGDNARRNFAAMRDKKLVSMPDMYLGIGTIKQAADAEAFAGAGADFIVSPIIDSATATYCRNAGICWIPGCMTPTEIAQAEQQQATLVKLFPGNVLGPGFVKAIKPLFPGLKFMPTGGVEPSSASINAWFEAGVVCVGMGSNLLDKRLIDKQDYQALKIAISQALSLINALRG; encoded by the coding sequence ATGGCACCAGCAACCGGCACTATCATCAACGCATTTTCACAGAGCGGCATCATACCAGTATTCTATCATGATGACGAAACCGTCTGCTGCGAAGTACTACAGGCTTGTTACGAAGCAGGTATAAGAGTATTTGAATTCACTAACCGGGGCGACAACGCCCGCCGGAACTTCGCCGCCATGCGGGATAAAAAACTGGTCTCCATGCCCGATATGTACCTGGGTATCGGCACCATCAAACAAGCCGCCGACGCAGAAGCATTCGCAGGTGCCGGCGCCGACTTCATCGTCAGCCCTATCATCGATAGCGCCACTGCCACCTACTGCCGCAACGCAGGCATCTGCTGGATACCTGGCTGCATGACTCCTACCGAGATCGCCCAGGCAGAACAACAACAAGCCACATTGGTAAAATTATTCCCGGGCAATGTCCTCGGACCCGGATTCGTCAAAGCCATCAAACCACTGTTCCCTGGCCTTAAATTTATGCCAACAGGTGGCGTAGAACCCAGCTCCGCCAGCATCAACGCCTGGTTCGAAGCAGGGGTCGTATGCGTAGGAATGGGATCCAACTTGCTCGATAAACGCCTCATAGATAAACAAGACTATCAGGCGCTCAAAATCGCTATCAGCCAGGCACTCTCGCTAATAAACGCCTTACGGGGATAA
- the uxaC gene encoding glucuronate isomerase, translating into MKQFLSEDFLLQTETSRTLYFDYAKEMPVIDYHNHLPPDEIAQDKQFENLTAIWLKGDHYKWRAMRANGIAEENITGTADDYTKFLKWAETVPYTMRNPLYHWTHMELLNPFGIHDLLNADSAASIYEQCNAQLPQWSTQSLLKHFRVDTLCTTDDPCDNLEYHQQIKQQPFGVNVLPTFRPDKAIAVEEPVTFNQYLDKLEGVTNTTINTYNALLSALRQRHDYFHAMGGRLSDHGLNTFFYTPFTAAELDTIFITLRAGKTVSETDAARFKTATLQCICEWNHEKGWTQQFHVGAIRNNNSRLLRKLGADAGVDSIGDWQNASAMAAFFDQLDQRDKLAKTIVYNLNPTQNEVFATMIGNFQDGTVPGKMQFGSGWWFLDQKDGMEKQMNTLSNMGLLSRFVGMLTDSRSFLSYSRHDYFRRILCNLIGNDVENGELPADTKWLGKMVQDICYHNAKAYFNF; encoded by the coding sequence ATGAAACAGTTTTTGTCAGAAGACTTTTTACTGCAAACAGAAACAAGCCGGACTCTGTACTTCGACTACGCAAAAGAAATGCCGGTCATCGACTATCACAACCACCTCCCGCCAGATGAGATCGCACAGGATAAACAGTTCGAAAACCTCACCGCCATCTGGCTGAAAGGAGATCACTATAAATGGCGGGCCATGCGTGCCAACGGTATCGCCGAAGAGAATATCACCGGCACCGCCGACGACTACACCAAGTTCCTGAAATGGGCAGAAACAGTACCCTATACCATGCGCAATCCACTCTACCACTGGACGCATATGGAACTGCTCAACCCATTCGGCATACATGATCTGCTCAACGCAGACAGCGCCGCCAGCATATATGAACAGTGCAATGCACAACTACCGCAATGGTCCACACAAAGCCTGCTGAAACACTTCCGCGTAGATACCTTGTGCACCACAGATGATCCCTGCGACAACCTGGAATATCATCAGCAGATAAAACAACAACCATTTGGCGTCAATGTATTACCAACCTTCCGGCCCGATAAAGCAATCGCCGTAGAAGAACCAGTAACCTTTAATCAATACCTGGATAAACTGGAGGGCGTTACCAATACGACCATCAACACATACAATGCCTTGCTCAGCGCGCTCCGGCAACGACACGATTACTTCCATGCAATGGGAGGTAGACTATCCGATCATGGCCTCAATACATTCTTCTATACGCCTTTTACCGCTGCCGAACTAGATACTATATTCATTACACTGCGTGCAGGCAAAACCGTGAGCGAAACCGATGCCGCCAGGTTTAAAACAGCTACCTTGCAGTGCATCTGCGAATGGAACCATGAAAAAGGATGGACACAACAATTCCATGTAGGCGCCATTCGTAATAATAACAGCCGCCTGTTACGCAAACTGGGCGCAGATGCCGGCGTAGACTCCATAGGCGATTGGCAGAACGCCAGCGCAATGGCTGCCTTCTTTGATCAACTCGATCAGCGCGACAAACTGGCCAAAACAATCGTCTATAATCTCAACCCTACACAAAACGAAGTATTCGCCACCATGATAGGCAACTTCCAGGATGGCACCGTCCCGGGCAAAATGCAGTTCGGTTCAGGTTGGTGGTTCCTCGATCAGAAAGATGGAATGGAAAAACAAATGAATACGCTTAGTAACATGGGCCTCCTGAGCCGCTTCGTAGGCATGCTCACCGATTCCCGGAGCTTCCTCTCATACTCCCGCCATGACTACTTCCGCCGCATACTCTGTAACCTCATCGGCAACGATGTGGAAAACGGAGAACTGCCGGCCGACACAAAATGGCTGGGAAAGATGGTACAGGATATTTGCTATCACAACGCAAAAGCGTATTTTAACTTCTAA
- a CDS encoding S8 family serine peptidase — protein sequence MYIFVQSRIILLILLLFPLALCAQVKRYVVTFRDKKGSPYTLSDPQRYLSAKALMRRQHQQIAVDSSDLPVSPAYVDSLRKAGEVQVLYTLRWFNQAIIATEDAAAIQRISQFPFVSGATAESRQASEQRETPRVGRNERQAGANAGEYGGGFMQLHLNEGVFLHEKGWKGEGMVIAVLDAGFPGVDKNRAFTYLNGRRNILATRNFSDGSGEVYGYGSHGAHVLSILAAYLPGEMIGSAPDASYVLLRTEETATESPIEEYNWVAAAELSDSIGVDVLSSSVGYTEFDDSVFNHTYSQLDGRSTTIARGAAWAARKGILVVNCAGNEGFSSWKYLLSPADVDSVLAVAAVNESGQVAAFSSYGPTADGRIKPDVAALGVNTQYVNPEGRLLSGDGTSYACPVIAGLAACLWQAFPKRSNREIMDVIKRSSSHYTHPDNRTGYGVPNFRIAYDLLLQQELSDTIAIRNSLGDKLLKAFPNPFTNRLNIYYKSSSSLPLQLQLADAGGKLVRSGTIPASEVIYGYFNWDKGLSGLPAGVYYLQAIQGGERTAIKVLKM from the coding sequence ATGTACATATTTGTTCAATCCCGTATTATCCTGTTAATACTTTTACTTTTTCCGCTGGCCCTGTGTGCGCAAGTGAAACGTTATGTTGTGACGTTCCGTGACAAAAAGGGGTCTCCTTATACACTTTCAGATCCGCAACGGTATTTATCTGCGAAGGCGCTGATGAGAAGACAGCATCAGCAGATTGCTGTGGACAGCAGTGACCTGCCGGTATCGCCGGCATATGTGGACAGTTTACGTAAGGCCGGTGAAGTGCAGGTATTGTATACGCTTCGGTGGTTCAACCAGGCGATCATTGCGACGGAGGATGCGGCGGCTATTCAACGTATTTCGCAATTTCCTTTTGTGAGCGGCGCTACTGCTGAAAGCAGGCAGGCGAGTGAACAGCGGGAAACGCCCCGTGTGGGGCGTAATGAGCGGCAGGCGGGGGCGAATGCAGGAGAGTACGGCGGGGGCTTTATGCAGTTACATCTGAATGAAGGAGTGTTTTTGCATGAGAAGGGGTGGAAAGGTGAGGGTATGGTGATTGCTGTGTTGGATGCTGGTTTTCCGGGAGTGGACAAGAACAGGGCTTTTACCTATCTGAACGGCAGGCGTAATATCCTTGCTACGCGCAATTTCAGCGACGGCAGTGGGGAAGTGTATGGATATGGCAGTCATGGTGCGCATGTGTTGTCGATACTGGCAGCTTATTTGCCAGGTGAGATGATCGGCAGTGCGCCGGATGCGAGTTATGTGTTATTACGTACGGAGGAGACGGCTACGGAGTCGCCTATAGAGGAATATAACTGGGTAGCGGCGGCGGAGCTGTCGGATAGTATTGGTGTGGATGTGTTATCCTCTTCGGTGGGTTATACAGAGTTTGACGATTCTGTTTTCAATCATACTTATTCGCAATTGGATGGCCGGAGTACTACGATAGCGCGAGGCGCGGCATGGGCGGCCCGCAAGGGTATATTGGTTGTGAACTGTGCGGGTAACGAAGGGTTCTCTTCCTGGAAATACCTGCTCTCTCCTGCTGATGTGGACAGTGTGCTGGCGGTAGCAGCGGTAAATGAAAGCGGGCAGGTAGCGGCGTTCAGTAGTTATGGTCCTACGGCTGACGGCAGGATCAAGCCGGACGTGGCTGCATTGGGGGTGAATACGCAGTATGTGAATCCGGAGGGGCGTTTGCTTAGCGGGGATGGGACTTCTTATGCATGTCCTGTTATTGCGGGGCTGGCGGCCTGTCTATGGCAGGCTTTTCCCAAGCGCAGTAACCGGGAGATCATGGATGTGATCAAACGCAGCAGCAGCCATTATACGCATCCGGATAACCGTACCGGTTATGGTGTACCTAATTTCCGTATTGCTTACGACCTGTTATTACAGCAGGAGTTGTCGGATACGATCGCGATCCGTAACAGCCTGGGGGATAAGCTGCTGAAGGCGTTCCCTAACCCATTTACCAACCGGCTGAACATCTATTATAAGTCCAGTTCTTCTCTCCCGCTACAATTGCAGCTAGCGGATGCGGGCGGTAAGCTGGTACGTAGCGGAACTATTCCTGCCAGCGAAGTGATTTACGGTTATTTCAACTGGGACAAGGGCTTGTCCGGTCTACCTGCCGGTGTCTATTATCTACAAGCTATCCAGGGTGGTGAGCGTACGGCTATTAAGGTGCTGAAGATGTAG
- the mnmA gene encoding tRNA 2-thiouridine(34) synthase MnmA: protein MSRHGKVLVAMSGGIDSTVTALMLHEQGYEVVGITMKTWDYASAGASKKETGCCNLDSFNDARAAAVHHGFPHFILDIRDEFGDFVINNFVEEYIAGRTPNPCVLCNTHIKWRALMKRADAMDCAFIATGHYGQVRALESGRHVISKGVDELKDQSYVLWGLQQDVLQRTLLPLGQYRKTEIRQMAFDFGYPELAKKAESYEICFVPDNDYRGFLKRKVDGLEEQVKDGNFTLKDGTVLGKHKGYPFYTIGQRKGLDIALGRPVYVTEIIPETNTVVLGDEADLQRDEMLVSGINLIKYDHIPEGMESLTKIRYKDKGALSNLYNENGQVKVRFYEQVKGIAPGQSAVFYEGDDVVAGGIIQRSNIAG, encoded by the coding sequence ATGAGCAGACACGGTAAGGTGCTGGTTGCGATGAGCGGCGGCATAGATAGTACGGTTACGGCGCTGATGCTTCATGAGCAAGGTTACGAAGTGGTGGGCATCACCATGAAGACCTGGGATTATGCATCTGCCGGGGCCAGTAAGAAGGAGACCGGCTGCTGCAACCTGGACTCTTTCAATGACGCCCGTGCAGCGGCCGTACACCACGGATTTCCGCATTTTATCCTGGATATACGGGATGAGTTTGGTGATTTTGTGATCAACAATTTTGTGGAGGAATATATAGCGGGTCGTACGCCTAATCCCTGTGTGTTGTGTAATACGCATATTAAATGGCGGGCGTTGATGAAGCGTGCGGATGCGATGGACTGTGCGTTTATTGCTACGGGACATTACGGTCAGGTGCGTGCATTGGAAAGTGGCCGTCATGTGATCAGTAAGGGTGTTGACGAGCTGAAGGACCAGAGTTATGTGCTGTGGGGATTGCAGCAGGATGTGCTGCAGCGTACTTTGTTGCCATTAGGTCAGTATCGTAAGACGGAGATCCGGCAGATGGCTTTTGATTTTGGTTATCCGGAGCTGGCTAAGAAGGCGGAGAGCTATGAGATCTGTTTTGTACCGGATAATGACTACCGGGGCTTTTTAAAGCGGAAGGTAGACGGGCTGGAAGAGCAGGTAAAGGACGGTAATTTTACGTTGAAGGACGGCACTGTGCTGGGAAAACATAAAGGGTATCCTTTTTATACGATTGGTCAGCGTAAAGGACTTGATATTGCGCTCGGGCGACCTGTGTATGTAACGGAGATCATTCCTGAGACCAATACGGTTGTGCTTGGGGATGAGGCTGATCTGCAGCGGGATGAGATGTTGGTAAGTGGTATTAACCTGATCAAGTATGATCATATTCCGGAGGGGATGGAATCGTTGACGAAGATCCGGTATAAGGACAAGGGGGCGCTCAGCAACCTGTATAATGAAAACGGGCAGGTAAAGGTTCGTTTTTACGAGCAGGTGAAGGGTATTGCTCCTGGCCAGTCGGCGGTATTCTACGAAGGGGACGATGTCGTTGCCGGAGGTATTATACAACGTAGTAATATAGCGGGATAA
- a CDS encoding tagaturonate reductase, whose product MLPMLNKDYITSHPQTGISADTFQLPERILQFGTGVLLRGLVDYLVDKANKQQIFNGRIVIIKSTDGDTKDFSGQDNLFTTHIKGVAQGELVNKVLINTAISRVLQSNAEWQEVLKTAQQPTLQTIISNTTEVGIQYVEEDITSGVPTSFPGKLLAILWTRFQTFQGRSNTGFVIVPTELVVNNGDLLFEIVLKLAAFNKLPETFVSWITKDNHFCNSLVDRIVPGKPKDLDQLQQDAGYKDQLWIEVEPFLLWAIQGNEHIREIMSFHQADERMLITPDITPYREQKLRILNGSHTIAVPLAYLSGLNTVYECLEDPFMKRFFHTVVLQEILPTIREICPQANTFAQDVLDRFANPYIAHKLISITFQESAKMNARNVRTLVRYYEQHQLLPPMMCLGFAAMLLFLKPVKQESGQYFGLREAGEYLITDDNVAIFAAYWQHAAEANYNDTAINTLVQEVCTNIQLWETNLATLPGFTDLVATHLQGMIREGAMKYAQQISIATPQL is encoded by the coding sequence ATGTTACCAATGTTAAATAAAGACTATATCACGAGCCACCCGCAAACCGGTATCAGCGCCGATACCTTCCAACTTCCCGAACGTATCCTCCAGTTCGGAACCGGCGTCCTATTGCGCGGATTGGTAGACTACCTCGTCGATAAAGCCAATAAACAACAAATATTTAATGGCCGCATCGTTATCATCAAATCCACCGATGGCGATACCAAAGACTTCTCCGGCCAGGATAACCTCTTCACCACCCACATCAAAGGCGTCGCCCAGGGAGAACTGGTGAATAAGGTCCTTATTAACACTGCAATTAGCCGTGTTTTGCAATCGAATGCAGAATGGCAGGAGGTGCTCAAAACCGCACAGCAGCCCACTTTACAAACTATCATCTCCAACACCACCGAAGTAGGTATACAGTATGTCGAAGAAGATATCACAAGTGGCGTACCAACCTCATTCCCGGGCAAACTATTGGCCATCCTCTGGACTCGCTTCCAGACATTCCAGGGCAGATCAAATACCGGGTTCGTCATCGTACCCACAGAACTGGTCGTAAACAATGGCGACCTCCTCTTCGAGATCGTCCTCAAATTGGCGGCCTTCAATAAACTACCCGAAACATTCGTCTCCTGGATCACAAAAGATAACCACTTCTGCAACTCCCTCGTCGATCGCATCGTCCCGGGTAAACCCAAAGACCTCGATCAGCTCCAGCAGGATGCAGGATACAAGGACCAACTTTGGATAGAGGTAGAACCATTCCTGCTATGGGCCATCCAGGGTAATGAACATATCCGCGAAATCATGAGCTTCCACCAGGCCGACGAACGAATGCTCATCACCCCGGATATAACCCCCTACAGAGAACAAAAACTGCGTATACTCAACGGCAGCCATACCATCGCCGTACCACTGGCATACCTCAGCGGCCTTAATACCGTATACGAATGCCTGGAAGATCCCTTCATGAAACGATTCTTCCATACCGTCGTACTGCAGGAAATATTGCCGACCATCCGCGAAATATGCCCCCAGGCAAATACCTTCGCCCAAGATGTACTGGACCGGTTCGCCAACCCCTACATCGCCCACAAACTCATCAGCATCACCTTCCAGGAAAGCGCTAAAATGAACGCCCGGAACGTACGCACACTGGTTCGCTACTACGAACAACACCAGCTGCTGCCTCCCATGATGTGCCTGGGATTCGCCGCCATGCTCCTGTTCCTTAAACCGGTAAAACAAGAAAGTGGCCAGTATTTCGGATTACGCGAGGCGGGCGAATATCTCATCACAGACGACAACGTGGCCATCTTCGCTGCCTACTGGCAACATGCCGCCGAAGCAAACTATAACGATACCGCCATCAATACCCTCGTACAGGAAGTCTGCACCAACATCCAGCTATGGGAAACCAATCTTGCCACACTGCCTGGCTTCACAGACCTGGTCGCCACACACCTGCAAGGCATGATACGCGAAGGCGCTATGAAGTATGCACAACAGATAAGCATAGCAACACCTCAGCTATAA
- a CDS encoding RsmB/NOP family class I SAM-dependent RNA methyltransferase, with protein sequence MTRWENYLTTAEKIIDTFDGTQPLHHFLKAFFKQHPHMGSRDRRWVSQLVYAFYRLGQLWKNAMPVKERIFLALFLCDQQPNELLTFFRPNLATDISRPLTEKWSLYSNKGSTPALEDIFPFTGELSPGVDPAAFTASFLSQPQLFIRTRNNKQQAIINLLLQAGINHQEIGNDVLSLPNSTKIDTIITNKSWYEIQDASSRQTGQLLHPKAGERWWDCCAASGGKSLLLLDKEPRIRLTVSDIRKSILHNLEQRFRDAGVKQYESKILDLSVPLPPATFSGQSFDHILLDAPCSGAGTWARTPENLYFFHRDKINAFRQLQQRIAINVIPFLKQGGTLTYITCSVFREENEAVIQYLLDNTSLEKETGGIITGYTRGADSMFAVQLRKA encoded by the coding sequence ATGACCCGCTGGGAAAATTATTTAACCACTGCAGAAAAGATCATAGATACCTTCGATGGTACACAGCCTTTACATCACTTCCTGAAGGCTTTTTTTAAACAACATCCCCACATGGGAAGCAGAGACCGCCGCTGGGTATCCCAACTCGTATATGCCTTCTACCGGCTCGGACAGCTGTGGAAAAATGCAATGCCCGTCAAAGAACGGATCTTCCTGGCACTGTTCCTCTGCGATCAGCAACCCAATGAATTGCTGACCTTCTTCCGCCCCAATCTGGCTACAGACATCTCCCGCCCGCTCACTGAGAAATGGTCGCTTTATAGCAACAAGGGTTCAACACCAGCCCTCGAAGACATATTCCCCTTTACCGGCGAACTGTCCCCGGGCGTAGACCCCGCCGCATTCACCGCTTCCTTTCTGTCCCAACCACAACTGTTCATTCGCACTCGCAACAATAAACAACAGGCTATCATCAACCTGCTCCTGCAGGCAGGTATCAACCATCAGGAGATTGGCAACGATGTACTCTCATTACCCAACAGCACTAAAATAGATACCATCATCACCAACAAAAGTTGGTACGAGATCCAGGATGCCTCCTCCCGGCAAACAGGACAACTACTGCATCCTAAAGCAGGAGAACGCTGGTGGGATTGCTGCGCTGCCAGTGGTGGAAAATCCCTGTTACTGCTCGATAAGGAACCTCGCATACGACTAACGGTCAGCGATATCCGCAAAAGCATCCTGCATAACCTCGAACAACGATTCCGCGATGCTGGCGTCAAACAGTACGAGAGTAAAATACTGGACCTGTCCGTCCCACTGCCGCCGGCTACCTTCTCCGGTCAATCATTCGATCACATCCTCCTGGATGCCCCCTGCTCCGGTGCCGGCACCTGGGCCCGCACACCGGAAAATCTGTACTTCTTCCACCGCGATAAGATCAACGCCTTCCGCCAACTACAACAGCGTATAGCAATTAACGTAATACCATTCCTCAAACAGGGCGGCACGCTCACATACATCACCTGCTCCGTATTCAGGGAAGAAAACGAAGCCGTTATTCAATATTTGCTGGATAATACATCGTTAGAAAAAGAAACAGGCGGGATCATCACCGGCTACACACGAGGCGCCGATAGCATGTTCGCAGTACAACTCCGCAAAGCATAA
- the odhB gene encoding 2-oxoglutarate dehydrogenase complex dihydrolipoyllysine-residue succinyltransferase — MVIEIKVPTVGESISEVTIAKWLKKDGDYVQQDEVICEMESEKATFELNAEKAGVLKIAAAEGATLKVGDVACTIDTDAAAPAGTPAPAAPQAAPAPAAAAPAPAPEAPAAAPASNKGTIEVKVPTVGESISEVTLIKWTKKDGDYVERDEIICELESEKATFELNAEEAGLLKTIAKEGDTLHIGDVACTIDTSAARPAGQAAPAAPKAAAATPAQPQAQQTPVTNIPNDVKTTPVAAAVIADKHIDPTSIKGSGAHGKILKDDVFSALQNPGVAIGTDLFSRNERREKMSNLRKTVSRRLVEAKNTTAMLTTFNEVDMTNIMEIRSKYKEVFKKQHEVNLGFMSFFTKAACFALQEFPSVNAYIDGEELVFHDFCDISIAVSAPKGLVVPVIRNAESLDMAGIEKKVVELATKARDNKLTMDEMTGGTFTITNGGVFGSLMSTPIINIPQSAILGMHKIQERPMAINGQVVIRPMMYLALSYDHRIIDGRESVSFLVRVKEMLENPEQLLFGKDPLKALLKL, encoded by the coding sequence ATGGTAATCGAAATCAAAGTCCCTACGGTAGGAGAATCTATAAGCGAGGTAACAATTGCAAAGTGGTTGAAGAAAGATGGAGATTATGTGCAGCAGGATGAGGTGATCTGCGAAATGGAGTCCGAAAAGGCTACATTCGAACTGAATGCAGAAAAAGCAGGTGTACTGAAGATAGCAGCAGCAGAAGGCGCCACCCTCAAAGTAGGCGACGTTGCTTGCACCATCGACACCGACGCAGCTGCACCAGCAGGAACACCAGCGCCGGCCGCTCCCCAGGCAGCCCCCGCACCAGCAGCAGCAGCGCCTGCACCTGCACCAGAAGCACCCGCCGCAGCGCCAGCCTCCAACAAAGGCACCATCGAAGTAAAAGTGCCTACTGTAGGCGAGTCCATCAGCGAAGTAACCCTGATCAAATGGACCAAAAAAGATGGCGACTACGTAGAACGTGATGAGATCATCTGCGAACTCGAATCAGAAAAAGCCACCTTCGAACTCAACGCAGAAGAAGCTGGCCTGCTCAAAACCATCGCCAAAGAAGGCGATACCCTCCACATCGGAGACGTTGCCTGCACCATCGATACCAGCGCCGCCAGACCAGCCGGCCAGGCAGCACCTGCAGCCCCTAAAGCCGCCGCTGCAACACCCGCACAACCACAAGCACAACAAACACCCGTAACTAACATACCTAACGACGTCAAAACTACACCCGTAGCCGCCGCCGTTATCGCCGACAAACATATAGACCCCACTTCCATCAAAGGATCCGGCGCCCATGGCAAGATCCTGAAAGATGATGTGTTCTCCGCCCTCCAGAATCCAGGCGTAGCCATCGGCACAGATCTGTTCAGCCGCAACGAACGCCGCGAGAAAATGAGCAACCTGCGTAAAACAGTTTCCCGCCGCCTCGTCGAAGCCAAAAACACCACCGCTATGCTCACCACTTTCAACGAAGTGGACATGACCAACATCATGGAAATACGTAGCAAATACAAAGAGGTGTTCAAAAAACAACACGAAGTGAACCTGGGCTTCATGAGCTTCTTCACCAAAGCAGCTTGCTTCGCCCTCCAGGAATTCCCTTCCGTAAACGCCTACATCGATGGCGAAGAACTGGTATTCCACGACTTCTGCGATATCTCTATCGCCGTATCAGCCCCTAAAGGCCTCGTCGTACCAGTCATCCGAAACGCAGAAAGCCTCGATATGGCCGGTATCGAAAAGAAAGTAGTAGAACTCGCTACCAAAGCCCGCGATAACAAACTGACCATGGACGAAATGACCGGCGGTACCTTCACCATCACCAATGGTGGCGTATTCGGCTCCCTCATGAGCACCCCCATCATCAATATCCCGCAGTCAGCCATCCTCGGTATGCACAAAATACAGGAACGCCCAATGGCCATCAACGGCCAGGTAGTGATCCGCCCCATGATGTACCTCGCACTCAGCTACGACCACCGCATCATCGACGGCCGCGAATCCGTTAGCTTCCTCGTAAGAGTAAAAGAAATGCTGGAAAATCCTGAACAACTCCTGTTCGGTAAAGACCCACTGAAAGCATTACTTAAATTGTAA